The following coding sequences are from one Eleginops maclovinus isolate JMC-PN-2008 ecotype Puerto Natales chromosome 13, JC_Emac_rtc_rv5, whole genome shotgun sequence window:
- the bop1 gene encoding ribosome biogenesis protein bop1, with amino-acid sequence MEQSSTRTEMEIVRKTVKKKRSKEEEQEEQEEQVEVFNLNNKTPEEEEDGGDLSDSEDSVFSGLEDSGSDSEDEEEDGSHEEDRKDEHILQTKNKKKGGLTKEEEKQEDEYRQDSSDEEDIRNTVGNIPMDWYKDFPHIGYNLDGKKIFKPIRNKDELDDFLDKMDNPDYWRTVHDKQTGSDIILSDDQVALVNRLQRGQFGDVHFNEYQPQVEFFSSDLMQHPVTNRPADKRSFIPSLVEKDKVSKLVHAIKMGWIKPKRHEEGEGRYYDLWANEDSSSGLARHKMHLPAPRAPLPGHQESYNPPPEYLFTEEEKALWEQQDASDRKCPFVPRRFSSLLQVPAFPRFLHERFERCLDLYLCPRQRKLRVNVNPEDLIPKLPKPKDLQPFPTTQSLVYRGHSGLVRSISVSPSGQWLASGSDDGSVRFWEVCSSRCMKTVQVGGAVKSVAWNPNPSVCLLAVALDSLVLVLSPSLADRQVVSASERLLSGPQGAEPVEGAGPVTWSDTEAEELNQGIRLKIQHPKSVQQVVWHAKGDYLASVMPDHSSHLQVFIHQVSRRRSQNPFRKNKGLVQCVSFHPIRPYFFVATQRSVRIYNLVKQEMTKKLQANSKWISSMAVHPGGDHVICGSYDCRLSWFDLDLSTKPYKMLRHHKKAVRSVAYHRLYPLFASASDDGSVIVCHGTVYNDLLQNPLLVPVKVLRGHVITQDLGVLDVTFHPSQPWVFSSGADATIRLFT; translated from the exons ATGGAGCAGAGTAGCACGCGGACAGAGATGGAGATCGTGCGGAAAACTgtgaaaaagaagaggagcaaagaggaggagcaggaggagcaggaggagcaggtggag GTCTTCAACTTAAACAACAAAACtcctgaggaagaggaggatggtgGAGATCTTTCAGACAGCGAGGACAGCGTATTCTCAGGACTGGAGGATTCTGGGAGTGacagtgaggatgaagaggaggacggCTCACATGAGGAAGATCGGAAGGATGAGCATATCCTGCAGacgaagaacaagaagaaaggaggactgacaaaagaagaagagaaacaggaagacGAGTACAGACAGGACTCTTCAGACGAGGAG GACATCCGGAACACAGTGGGGAACATCCCCATGGACTGGTACAAAGACTTCCCTCACATTGGCTACAACCTGGACGGGAAGAAGATCTTTAAACCAATCAGGAACAAGGACGAGCTGGACGACTTCCTTGACAAAATGGACAACCCGGACTACTG GAGAACGGTCCACGacaagcagacaggaagtgacatcatccTGTCAGACGATCAGGTGGCGCTGGTGAACCGTCTGCAGAGAGGACAGTTCGGAGACGTCCACTTCAACGAGTACCAG CCCCAGGTGGAGTTCTTCAGCTCAGACCTGATGCAGCACCCGGTTACCAACCGTCCGGCGGACAAGAGGAGCTTCATCCCGTCCCTGGTGGAGAAGGACAAGGTCTCCAAGCTGGTCCACGCTATCAAGATGGGCTGGATCAAACCCAAGCGTCatgaggagggggagggcaGGTACTACGACCTGTGGGCCAACGAGGACTCCTCCTCCGGGCTGGCTCGCCACAAGATGCACCTGCCGGCCCCCAGAGCCCCCCTGCCGGGACACCAGGAGTCCTACAACCCCCCCCCAGAGTACCTGttcacagaggaggag AAAGCCCTGTGGGAGCAGCAGGAcgcctcagacaggaagtgtccCTTCGTCCCCCGCCGGTTCTCCTCCCTGCTTCAGGTGCCGGCATTTCCCCGCTTCCTCCATGAGAGGTTCGAGCGCTGCCTGGACCTGTACCTGTGCCCCCGCCAGAGGAAGCTGAGG gtcaaTGTGAATCCAGAGGATCTGATTCCCAAACTTCCCAAACCAAAAGACCTGCAACCATTTCCAACAACACAATCTctg gtgtatCGGGGTCACAGTGGTCTGGTTCGCTCCATCAGTGTGTCTCCTTCAGGACAGTGGCTCGCCTCAG GCAGTGACGACGGCTCGGTGCGTTTCTGGGAGGTGTGTTCGTCTCGCTGCATGAAGACGGTCCAGGTGGGTGGAGCCGTGAAGAGTGTCGCCTGGAACCCCAACCCGTCCGTGTGTCTACTGGCTGTGGCCCT GGACTCTCTGGTGCTTgtcctgtctccctctctggcagacagacaggtcgTCTCTGCGTCAGAGCGACTTCTATCCGGTCCACAGGGGGCGGAGCCAGTGGAGGGGGCAGGGCCTGTCACCTGGAGCGACACAGAGGCGGAAGAGCTAAATCAGGGCATCCGCCTTAAGATCCAACACCCCAAG TCTGTCCAGCAGGTGGTGTGGCACGCTAAAGGAGATTACCTGGCCTCTGTGATGCCGGATCACTCCAGCCACCTGCAGGTGTTCATCCACCAGGTGAGCCGCCGGCGGAGCCAGAATCCCTTCAGGAAGAACAAAGGTCTGGTGCAGTGCGTATCCTTCCACCCCATTAGGCCCTACTTCTTCGTGGCCACGCAGCGCTCCGTCCGCATCTACAACCTCGTCAAACAGGAAATGACCAAAAAACTTCAGGCCAACTCCAAGTGGATCTCTAGCATGGCTGTGCATCCCGGAG GtgatcatgtgatctgtgggAGCTACGACTGCAGGCTGAGCTGGTTCGACTTGGACCTCTCAACCAAACCGTACAAGATGCTTCG ACACCACAAGAAGGCGGTGAGGAGCGTGGCCTATCACCGACTGTACCCTCTGTTCGCCTCGGCGTCTGACGACGGATCAGTGATCGTCTGCCACGGGACTGTCTACAA TGACCTGCTGCAGAACCCCCTGCTGGTTCCGGTGAAGGTTCTCCGAGGTCATGTGATCACTCAAGACCTTGGGGTTTTGGACGTGACCTTTCACCCCTCGCAGCCATGGGTTTTCTCTTCAGGCGCCGACGCCACCATCAGACTCTTCACCTAA